atgttgctcttgtacgagaaagttagagagagaaaactcgttaaaacaagtggtgcaaatgaaaatgaaactaaaatatcatatatataggttttcaaaaaaatttagaaaaaaaccgaaaataggcgctggccgatcggcatgccacaatggcggccagcgcatcggccagcgcttaCCTGAATCGGCaagcccacgccgattttcTCGCCGATTCGCCGCTGGCCgactgcaatggttcggctagccgatcggctagcaacgcaaatcggctagccgctattgtggAGGCtcttaatgataaaaaaaaaaaacaattttcttGCTAGCAAATTTGGCTTCTAGTGAGATTAGTCACCAACAGGCAATGGAAAATAACATATTAACCTTAAATTACTAATTGTTTTACGATTATGACATGTCatgtcataaaaatataatagataGAAATACGTGGACATAAATAAACCAAACAACGGGGTATATTTGTTAGTTTATGAGAGTgtttataatcattttttctgGAAAACTAATAATTTAGGATGTAAAATAATGGTTTTTTCCTTGGTTTAAAGGGCAAGCatatataatgtattaaaGCCCGAATTGGTGGAAAGTGTGCTTGACATAAAATTGTATATTGAACGTGACATTGCAGCCATTGAAATCTTTACAGATTTCTTGTTTATGATTGAGGTGGGGTTGAGAGGTCAACCAATTCTACCGTcagtatttgaatttaatttttagagtTGTCATTATTTTCACGGTTTTGTAGCTCCGTCTCAAATCTGAACGTTTAGGATTTACCTTCGTTGACATCCATTCCTAGCAATTAGTGTCGTACGGACCACCTTTAACTTACGACGCTAGCCGCGACTTTTTTTTCCCGCCATGCATCTTTTAAGGTACACCAACATACATATACCGGCGGAATTGATGCATTATGCATACCAACAAGGTCACTAACTGATTTGGTTGTCTAAACACAAACCGACATTAATAATTACTAGATAGTAACAATAGTATATTTGTGATCGTTAGTAATGGTATATCTATGGAATTTACTAACAGTGTCACCTGAAGGTATTGACTTTAATATTATTGCCGattttttatatgataaaattttgttttaattaacttaataataaatacaattCGGTCGAGTGGTCTAAGGCGACAAATTTAGGCTCTAGTCCGAAAGGACGTGGGCTCAAATCCCGCATGTATTTTCACTCATTGGGCCTTACTTccttacaaaaaaaaaaaaaaaaaaaaaaaaaaaaaaaaaagaaagtaggTCACGTTTGGTTGTCAGATTCTGTCTGgaaaagtaatctgattccttaaattttaaattcccGTGTTTGATTcagtttataatcaaattgggaaagtaatcagaatccgagaacaaggaaagttagtacaactttccaggattctgaatcttaacttttcttaggtattctttttcccagttTTAAGATTCTTACATGTTGCTTAGCAATgtagtatagttttattattattattattattattattattattattattattattattattaataataataataataatgataataactgtacttaattttactataacaaataaactataaataaaattatcataattgtatctatattttataataattcataatagtaattaataatttattaataattaataattaaaatataattatataatataaattatataataaataattattattatattttataaactaataattaatcaataaagtcatagtgcaattttaatttataaaattaatattcgtaaatattataattatagtataataattattatatttattattataataaatgagtataatactccatataactataattataattatattacaatatattatgatggataatccatatttaaactatctatcgtaataataaatataataatatagttattattatttataattaaaaatttactaaaaagttttataatattattcttttttataaataaaaataaataataagtacaatatatttttagtttggtgtttaaattaaatataaatttaaaattttgatattgtcTAAACACAAGAAAGTAAAAttactaggaatcatattctcgggattcattttcccaGTTCCCAACTTCACTTTTCCACCAACCAAAAATAGGCTAAAGTCGATTGCTAAGTTATTACAGAAATATTATGCTTAACTTTTAAAAGCATAACGGATAAGATAAAATCAATTATCACCTAAAAACATAGTACGTAATAGAAGTCGGGAGTTGTAGTGTTTGCTACATATTGAAGCCTATTGGGCCATCATTATTAATAAGGATTGGCCCAATATCAATAACCTAGCaaaatatccaacaaattcataaaattccTTAATAATATTGAAGCCCATTGGGCCGGCATCATTAAATAGGTTTGGCCCAATATCAAAACCTAGCAAAACAACCTATATAAGCCCCTCCTCTTCAGCAAAGTTCACCGtcaatttcataaattcaatCTCTGCAATTTCCTAATCAATTTTACCCTAATTTTAATGCCGTAAGCGCAGCCCTTAAGATCGCCTTCCAATTCACAAATGGAAGCGTTTTGAGTCATAGCTGCGCCAAATCAAATTCGATAAACACGCACATCCGCTTCGAGTGTGGTGCTGTGTGTTTATCTGGTCTTCTTTCTAGGGTTTTCCTTTTGAGAATTCCTCTTtcccatcttcttcttctctgcGGAGTCGCCTCAATTCTAGCTTTGGATATGTAATTATCCTATTTTTCGTGCACTGTTGCATATTAATTATGCGCGTGCTGATTAATAGGTGTTATTTGTTCAAACGATTGGATTTTCTCAACGCCTCTGCGCTTTAGATGGGAGACATATCATctgtttttttcataaaaaatttgggAATTTTTGCAGTGgttgttaattttgattgagtTAATTGAGCTGGATTTGAATGCTCTGTTATACCaaattttggataattttaattgtttttaatttctacaAGGTTTACCTTTTTAGTTGGGAATTAGTATAGgagaaaatgatgaattatATCATGTGCGATGGGATTTGATCTCTTTATGAGCGAAATATTTAACacttattgatattttgatctcatttcttttccatttcataattattacCTATTTTCATATGAAGAATTATGTTTATGATTTGGACGTTAGAGCATATCCAATGCAAATAATCGACGCTTCAAAGCTgccaacgatacgcataaacaactccctgtgcattctaaaacgccgtcGTCGAACATGTttgcgggaaaccgcgggcTCTCCGAAAAGTAGTCGCCAtacagccgctgatgtgcagctacgtgatcccgatcaatcaccgctcggcggtggacaacccgtggagggcgaggtatcacTCCGCTGTTCCACCCTAcgatgtaccgctccatctcgcggttcatgtaggcctccatagcctcgttcatcctccatTCGTACTCCTCAAAGATCCCCACCACTACTACCACtcgctaccacccgcgttactcatcgcttgatgatgctcttgtacagaaagttagagagagagaaactcgttaaaacaagcggtgcaaatgaaaatgaaacgaaaatcgcgtttatataggtttttaaaaaaaaattaaaattcggcgctagccgatcgggccgccacaatagctgccagcgcatcggccagccaCACGCGATCGGCTAGCCCTGGGCCGGTTTTTTCGCCGATTTGGCGCTAGcctgctccaatggttcggctagccggcaTTGGAGATACTCTTAGGCACTGGTGTCTTTTTCGTAACTTTTTTTCcaatattgaattaattttaacattGTCGATTTATAACTTAAATGCAtgagataaaagaaaatatcaatactccttatttaaaagaattttcttataataCGATATTGATAGGATTAATCAGGAACTAGTTATAAAATATGGTAGTATTtgtcaaataatttaaaattagtcaaaaaatcgccaaacttttcaaaatatactcgatttcaaaatttgtaaaattgcATGACATTTAATGCtatgtattaattaatcatctGTTATATTTTATGGGTTCAAAACAATGACATTCCTATCCTATGTGTGAATTAATAATGGGTTGCATTATATGGTATCAAAACAATGACGTTTATAGGTTAAAAAAAGTCATGAACTTCGACCAAATTTGCTATTGCCTAAATTTCTAAGCGTTGTCCAACAAAACAATCAACTTTACATCCATAAAACTATACCTTCAGCGATAAATCTATATAGTACTGTATAATTGGATCAAATCAGTGTAATAACCTGGACAATTTGCTCTCATTGCTCGCCATCACAATCAATCATGAAATCGTTGTGGAGATTCAAACCAACCCCTGTTCGACTCAAGATGGATCTAAGAATCCCATAACTCTTTTTCCAGGTGCCGATTTTGGAAGTGATGTGTGGAGTCCTCCTGATGTCGCAATTTAGAAATTCCGTACGAAGTCTCTCCTCGATCTTGGTCAAGTATCCCGTACGAAATCCATTGTCGGATTTCCATCCGTGAGCAACTAGATCCAGCAAAGTGGCGGCTAAGATCTCCTCTTCACGGAAGATCCAAATGCGGCGTGAACGGTCCCCCTTACGAAACTTTTGCCTTCCCGAACCAGCCACACCTATTTCGTGGTAAATGTCACCATAGAACATCAAATGCATACACTTATAACGACTTCTATGCATAAacataacaaaagaaaaatacagtAGCAACCAAAACGAACCTTCCAATGAGAAGGTACCAGTACCACTCTGCATTATTGGGTGTTTTCCATTTGACATACCATCTACAAGGACCAATTAAAGCATTAATTTGTTGCCACAAATGCATCAATATAAACTACAATTCATTCAAAACGAACCTTCATGTGAGAAGGTACCAGTACCACTCTGCATCATTGGGCGGTTTCCATTTGATATACCACCTACAAGGACCAATTAAAGTAGTAATTTGATGCCACAAATGCATCAATATCATATACAATTCATTCTAAACGTACCTTCCTGTGAGAAGGTACCAGTACTACTCTGCATCATTGGACGTTTTCCATTTGACATACCACCTACAAGGACCAATTAAAGCGGTAATGTTATGCCACAGATGCATCACTGCTCCTACAATTTTTGGAATACAATCAAACATAGTGTGGATGCTTTAAAGCCTAGTACAGTAGTAGAAAGGGAATAAAAATCTAGTACTCCTAGTAAATATAGATACTATGACTAAAATTTTTCATAGATCCTTTATCTGTAGAGAAAAGATGTGTGGATGTTGAAATATGAGTATgatcttgatattttatttctttataacGTTGTTAAGGGAAGAAGATTGATTTATCCAAATCTAAATTtgttatctatttttaatgaataacaCATTAGACTTTCTAAGAGAAATTTATAATAGCGGAACATAATTCCGCTTTATAAATCtgctcattttcattttcattttcctatTGTCATGttagcattttatcctccaaCCCAAACACCTGCAATAGCCAATAGTGCCCTATAAATTTGTCCATCCCATTTTCCACCTCAGCTTCGGTCTCCGAAACGATGTTGGAATCGCCCGAACCTAGAGGTAACAATCATACTTGGATGAGAAACTTTGTCTCATGGTGTTGGTCAATCCCTTGCTCATAGCAAAAATTGTAGAAATGGGTTGTTGTCTGGGCTTCATGGAGACCCACCACCACAATAGGGACCATTGGGGTACATCGTGGGCCAACCGGGTGATGGGGACAATTGGTGTACTAGGGCACGCCACAATATAGCGAACACTGAGGTACGTGGAACTTCTATCGGGATTCATTGATTattatagagagagagagagaaatgagagaACGAGAATGGAGAGGAGTTAGTAAAACATGGTAAAAATGAGGTAGATATCGACgttgaaaagtaaataaaataaatagataaataaaaaatgcatgagATCGGCGGCCGCGCCTGCAATAGGCGTCGATCGCCTGCCTATCGGACAACCGATCTCACGTGGCGGGGACGACATGTCAGGCGTGGACAAGGCACCTCTGATCGGCGATTGTACTGCAATTGGGGATGATCAAACTGCCCGATCGATCAACGATGATATCGTCTCCGCATTATGAATGCTCTTATAAAAGtattaaatgatatagtgGTAATGTGGTATGCAAAGATTTGAAAAATAccattgaatttaaaaaaaaaaaaaaaccactcCGTATTGAATAGTTTCGTTATATGCTAAGGTTTGGAAAAATACCATATTCTATGTCCGTTTGTGGTTTTTCATCAAATATTCCTTTTAGCTTAATTTCGGTGTACGCAACTAAATCGACTGCTACAAGTTTCGATTTCACCGGAATACAATAGAGATTCAAGGCACGCAGAGATGAGAAATTTGCAACAcccataaaatttgattcTTCACCACTTTCAATGGTTTAGTCCCAATTGAATAAATAGTCAAATCGTCTAAGATTCAGCATATATTTGACTCAGAAATTTACTGTTTTAGTTATGATGTGGGTCTTCCAAATtgttcaaattcaaatttgtgaTGATCTCGAAAatacttcactcacatttttttgaaataattactccatacatgtaaataaatgaaattaaagtaGTAACCATTTACGACTACTGGTAGTCGTTTTCAATTCTCAACATCtcatgaataaaatatagtcGTAGGCTTCGGAAACATCGTCAAATTGGAAAATTCCAATTctcatttatcaatatttattgGCGTCGTTGTATTTGGTTGATTCAGTCATTGACGAAGTAGACAAATTTATCTCACTCTTTTCTCTCATTAAAGAATCCCCATCTACTTTCACGTACCCACGTTCCTATCACAATCCATATACTCACATAACTCAAccaaataatatgaatatacGTCTTCTTCAAAATGaaacatcaataaaaaaaagttcaatgATCATCAACTTCAATAAAAAAAGTCCAATGATCATCAACAATCAAGTCTGATACCTCAATTATTTACTCAATTGTaccaaaatacataaatagtagattaaaaaatccaaaaataaaattaaaaattaaaaaaaaaacgaagtTGAATTGGGGAAAAATGTTAGTCGAGAAAACCTGTTTGCCGCCACACAGCATTGCGCACCTGCCGCAGATCTCTCCCCTTGAGCGTCCTTCCGACGCCTTCCAGCACGGAAAACGTCGTCTTCTCGTTCCTCAGCGACACACGCGCCACCATCTCATGCGGCGGCAgcacctcctcctcctcccccgCCTCGTCCTCGAACGCCTCTACCGCCTTCCGCGGCATCATCGGAACATTCACCGGCGCCGATTTCTGGAACCGCCGCGCCGGCATGGACTGCGAGATCTTCGGCTGCTCCGTCGACATCCGCCGCT
The genomic region above belongs to Salvia hispanica cultivar TCC Black 2014 chromosome 3, UniMelb_Shisp_WGS_1.0, whole genome shotgun sequence and contains:
- the LOC125210819 gene encoding uncharacterized protein LOC125210819: MSNGKRPMMQSSTGTFSQEGGISNGNRPMMQSGTGTFSHEDGMSNGKHPIMQSGTGTFSLEGVAGSGRQKFRKGDRSRRIWIFREEEILAATLLDLVAHGWKSDNGFRTGYLTKIEERLRTEFLNCDIRRTPHITSKIGTWKKSYGILRSILSRTGVGLNLHNDFMIDCDGEQ